Below is a window of 'Nostoc azollae' 0708 DNA.
CTTCATTGGTACCTACTAATGTTCCCACTCCAATTTCTATTTGACCCAGTTCCCACAGTTCCCACAACAACAAGTGTTGTTTTTCATAGGCTCAATGGCCCTAGTTATTGATCCATCCCAAAAAAGCTTGTCCTGTGATTCCTATATCTTGTCCCGGTACTATCTCTGGTGACCAGTGTGCCCTTTGTGTTTCCCCACACACACTGCAAATCCACGTATATCTTTCATATTCTACTATTTGGATTGGCCTGTCCACCAACTCCCCTAGTTGTTGTGTTTGGATTTTTATTGGTTCGCCAAAGAATTGCCCCTGACCTCACCATCCACACACTTGCCGTCCCACTATCTCAAATCTATTCTATCTACTCCACCAAAACCCTTTCTCCTTTTTCCCCTATGCCCTGGTTGTCCTCCTGGTTTCCGTTTTCGTGTCTGCTTCTCTTCTTGTTTCTCTTGTTGTTTGTTCTCGGTTTCTTTGAGGATGTCTCCCGACGGTGGTTTGGATAATGTTATGGTCTCTAAATCTCTACTGACTTTGAGTTTATCTATTTCTTTTTCCAGTTCTACTACTCTATTTCTTAGGTTCTCTATACTTTTCCCCTGGTCAATAATGATTTCTACCAGTTGCTCTGTTCCCAACTGCTTCAATATCTTTCTGTCTAGTTTTGGTGGCAGCTTCTTTTCCATAACTGCTATATTCTGTCTCTCCTATTATCACACTTGTCAATACCCCACCACCTGAATCCTTACTCTTTTTCAATACAACTCCTCAAATTAAAAATTCGTTTCTCTATATCCAATCTGCCCGACTCAATTTTAGAGAAGTCAAGGATATCGTTAATTAGAGTTAACATAGAATCTCCGCCATTGTGGCTGATCTCTGCAAAGTCTTGTTGCTGTGGGGTCATATCCGTATATAATAACAAGCCAATCATACAGATGACTGCATTCATAAGGTGTGCGAATTTAATGGCCCATAGTTGCTAGAAATTCGCTCTGGATCTGGTTGGGAATTTCGGCCTCTTCTTTAGCAAATTTTAGTTGTTCTTCAGCTAGTTTCTTCTCAGTAATATCTGTAATTGTGCCTACCAGCCAGTGAAAAATAAACTTCCTCAGTAATTAAGTTCCAGTCCCAAATACCATCGTTCGTCCCAGAAATCCCTAACTCATAACGTTCTTCGCCTTCACGTTATAGTCGTTCAACTTTTTGCCGCTGCACAACTTCAGGTGCTAATTCTTCATTAATTATTGATAATTCTTGAGTGCGTGTCTCCACTCTTGTTCAAGTTTTTCATTTGTATTTTCCATTTCTTGGAACATTTGATGCAATGCTACTACCATAGACATAAAGTTATGAGTCAGTGAGTCTAGTTCAGCAATATTACTATTATTATAGTAATAATAATATCTTCTTGTGCTATTATTTTTCTTGGTAAATCAGTGGTAACTTGAGTTAACCTCAATAGAGGTTGGAATCATTTGTTGCTCAGGATAACAGCAGCTTTAGTAATTTTTAAATTCACAATCGTAGTTAATATTTGTATTATTCTATAACCGTAGAACCAAAACGATAACCTTTCCCATAAACTGTGCGAATCAGGGCAGATTCATTACCGGCTTCTATCTTACGACGCAATAAGCGAATTAGTGCAGCAATTACATTACTCCCAGGCTGTTGGCCATTTGGCCACAAATGTTGCATGATCTGGCTGTGACTAAGTAATTGTCCGGTGTATTCCATAAAATATTGTAGTAGCTGACTTTCTTTTTGTGATAACTCAATAATTCTCCCTTGACGATAAGCAATCTGATTTTCCACATCCAGTTCTAAATCTGCTACTACTAAGTGTGCGGTTGTAGTGTTGTAAAATTCAATACTGCAACGACGTAATAAAGCCCGGACTCTTGCCAGCAATTCACGCAGTTCAAAAGGTTTGATTAAATAATCATCTGCACCAGCATCTAAACCTTGTACGCGGTCATCTAGAGTATCTTTGGCCGTGAGAAATAGAACGGGGGTAGTTTTAGCTTGACGACGTAATTCTTGGCAAATTTCTAATCCTGTTTTTCCTGGCAACATCCAATCTAAAATCAGTAGGTCATAAGTACCTATTTGTGCCAGTTGGCTGCCGTTAATTCCATGATAAGCAGCATCTACAATATACCCCTCACGAATCAATACGCGACTCAAGGGATCTGTTAATTCAGCTTCATCATCAACCAATAAAATTCTCATGCTGCTTGTACTAAGCATTTGAAACTCTCAGGTCTAAAGACGTTGAGATTCTGGGGACAGAATTAGCTTAATCTAATTCTCGCTGCGATCGCTAAAGATCATCCACTGAATTTTACTCTTAGGGGGATATCATAATAACTCAATACGGTTCAGTTAAGGACAATTATCTGTTTAGGCAGGCAGGGGACGCAGGGGAAAAGAAAGAGGCTGAACCGTATTGCCATATAATTAACCACAAAGACCAAGACACTAAAAAAAAGAATGCTGACTGTTGCACTACCAAAAGGGGAATTACTTAAAAATAGCATCCGCCTCCTGCAATCTGTAGGATTAGACTTTAGTGGTTTTTTAGATTCTGGAAACCGCCAACTGCAAATTCCTGATGCTAGTGGACAAGCGAAGGCTATTTTAGTACGGGCGCAAGATGTACCTGTTTATGTAGAATATGGTCAGGCACAACTGGGTATTGTTGGTTACGATGTGCTGCAAGAGAAAAAGCCACAAGTTGCACAATTAGTCGATTTGCAGTTTGGTTATTGCCGAATGTCGCTAGCGGTAAAAGCTTCTAGTTCCTATAAAACGCCTTTAGATTTACCTGCTCATGGTCGAGTTGCTTCTAAGTATGTAAATTGTGCGCGGGATTATTTCCAAGGTTTGGATTTACCTGTGGAAATAGTTCCTTTGTATGGTTCAGTAGAACTAGGTCCAATTACAGGGATGTCTGAGGCGATTGTTGATATCGTTTCTACTGGCAAGACTTTGCGTGAAAATGGTTTAGTTGAGATTGCTACTTTGTATCAAAGTACAGCTAGGTTGATTGTCCATCCTTTGAGCTATCGACTCAATATGGGTAATATAAATCAATTGGTGGAACAATTGAGAGTTGAACAGTTAACTGTTATGTAAGAATTCAGGAGTCAGGGTTCTCTGTTCAGTTCTAATACTTAAATATTGACCTTGACGAATCTGATTGATGACTGTTTGAATATAAGTCTTTTCTGCACCCAAGGTTTTTAGTAAATGGCTTCCTAACTCTAATGCTGCTTTAAAGTCACGTTGTACTACTTCCTTTGCTCCCATTTGAGTGAATAGGTCAATTTCTTTATAGGTGTGCGAGCGCAAGAGCATATTTTAAAAGTAACCTGGTACTTGCTGGGTCGGGAAGAGCAATTGCTAAAGCTCTAGCCGTTTCTATATGTGGTGTTTGCAAGACTAATTGAGAATCCGCATCACCAAAAATGTAAGCAATTTTGTGGATTCTCAACCTTTGTACAGAGGCTTCGCTATTTTCAATTACTAAGACCGCATATCTTTGACTTTGTAAAATCTTGACAACTACTTGGCCAACTCTACCGTAACCAGCTACAACTACATGACCACTCATTTCTTCAGGTAAACATATCGTTTGTGATCTAGAAAAGCCTTGCACAAGCTTTACCAGCCAAGGTATTTGGGTCAAACTAGTCACTATTTGTGGTGCGGCATTAAGCTATAAAGGTGTGAGGACTAATGTAATAGCAGTTGTTCCTAATAGTAAAAATAGATTTGTTGGGATATTAGTCCTGACTTCAGACCTACCAAGGCTCACACAAAGGAAAATTATCCAATTTGATTAATACCAAAATTGACTAAAACTGACTAATACAGCTGTTTTTAGTGAGTAACCAAATCTAATTATAATTAGGAAAACTATTACTGCTTTACCCAGCATGACTAGAGTTACTGATCCGAGAATTATTCCCAAATCATTAATCAGAATTGCTGGGTCAATTAGCATTCCAACTGAAGCAAACAATAAACTAGCAAAACTATCTCTCAAAGGTAAAACTTTTGCTACAGTTTGATCTGTATAATTAACCTCAGAAATTATTAAACCTGATACAAATGCTCCCATTGCTATGGAAAGACTTAAAGCAACTGTGGTTAAAGATAGTCCTAAACACAGAGCAATAGACCTCTTGCAAAATTGTTTATGTGGTATGATAGAGAGATTTAGATTTTATGTATTTTTGGTGTTCTTTGGGCTCCCTAATTCAAACATAACCCTGTAACTATAACTTTTGGCTAGAACAAATAAAACCAGCATTATAATATAAAATTAATTAATTCTGCAAGAGGCCTAATGACTCCTAATAGAAATAATTCATGACTTTCAGGGGCAGCAAGCATACTCAGAATACGGGGAACTATCCACCGACTTCAAATAATCGCCACTCCTGTAAATAATACAATTTTCAATACAGCAAGACTTAGTGCCACAAAGATATTTTCTGATTGATTTAGCGCCGATAATATTGCTAACATGACACCCAAAGCCAAATCCTGAGCAATTAAAATTGCTAACATGATTTGACTATGCATTGTATTAGTTTCACATCTTTGCGTGAGATTTTTCAATACTACTGCTGTCGAAGACAGAGAGAGAACTGCACCCAGAAAAATTCCTTGGGTAATACTAGTAGTCCAGCCTGTACTAAGCGTCACTAATGCAACTAATAAAATTGTTAAGCCAACTTGGGAAAAACTTCCTTGTAAGGCAATTAATTTTTTAACTCTTTTTAATTCTGCTAAATATAATTCTACACCTAAAATAAACAGCAGAAAAGCCACACTAGTTCCTGCTAAAGATTGAATTACCGCAGCATTACTTAATAACTTGAAACCAAAAGGACTAACAACAAATCCATTCACTAAATAACCCAGAATTATAGGTTGCCGCAAACGATTTGCTAGAAATCCTCCTAATGCTGTAGCCACCAAAACAAGAGAAACAGTAGAAGAGATTAGGGAAAATCCCTATGTGTAATACTTGATAGAAATGTCAGCGTATAGTAACAAAGCTCCATTTGATGCTTCCATGCTAGTTCACTTCTGAGGAGGAATAGATATGAAATTAGTCAACAAATTGAAGCAAAAAATTGTTAAATAGGGGTTAGAAATAAAAGAGGAGGAAGTAAACTCAAAAAACTTATAAATAGAAGATTCAGAAAGGGAGCCGACCAATGGGTGGAAATTAATATTAGATGCCAGTTGTGCACCAGCAGATATCAGTTATCGAACAGACTTAGGATCATTAATTCAAGCAAGAAAGCAAACATAAAAAACTATAGATACATTATATAACTCCCTGGAAGTTAAAAACACAAACAAACCGAGAACCTACAGGAATATAGCGATAAAAAATCATTCATTAGTAGCTAAAAAAAGAAAACAACCTTTAAAAAAAGAAGCAATGCTATCAAAAGGCAACTGCAATATATCAAAAGATACTTAGCTCACATTCAGCAACTAATAGATTTGGGTGCGTCACTCGTAAAACTGAGTAATAGGCAATATAAAATATTGCTAGTAGTAGCAGAAGTTTATCGTGAACAACTGTGCTTATATGAAAATATAAAACAGAGTATAGAAGACCGGATTGTCAGTTTAAGTCAACCACACATTCGTCCAGTTCTCCGTGGAAAAGTAGGAACAGTCGTAGAGTTTGGGGTGAAGTTTTCAGCTCTTTGTTTTGACGGCTATGTATTTTTAGACCGCATAAGTTGGGATGGTTTTAACGCATCAGGAGACTTAAAATCACAAATTGAAGCATTCAAAAGCTACATGGGGTCTTATCCTGAATCAGTTGATGTTGATAAAATTTATCGGCATAGAGACAACCGTGCTTGGTATAAAGAAAGAAGTATTAGAGTCGGTGGTCTTCCTTTGGGAACACCACCTAAAAATGTCAGTAAAGAAAAAAAGAAACAAGCTTTAAAGGACGAGAGAGTTCGTAACTGTATTGAGGGTAAGTTCGGACAAACTAAACGAAGATTTAGCCTTGGGACAGTGATGGCTAAACTTTCTCATACTTCTTTAACTACAATTGTTATTTCTTTTTTAGTTATGAATGTTTCTACTATTTTGTTACGGCTTTTCTGTGTCTTTTTATGGCAATTTTTCAAAACCACATCTTTTTTCACTTCTTCTATTAATAAAAGTTATGTCTTGGATAGTCGCAGCCCACAAAAATTTATATTTCTCCCTGTCTGACTATTTAGTCGATTCTTCTCTTGCCTTTTCATGACTTTTTCACCAAACCCTAAATAGTTTTAATCAATCTACGAATAATGATATTCAAAAAGATACTTTCCACCTAATACCTTATCTGCAAGAATATCGTTGCTTATTAATTTTAGATGGATTAGATGCTGTATTATCAAATTCAGAATTAACTAAATTCATTCAACAACTAAGCCTTCATCCTCATCAAAGCTGCATGATCACTACCAGCAGAGAAAAACAAGATCCTCTGGAAGTCAATACAAAAACTGTATGTAGTCTGACATTAAATGGTTTAGCAAAAATAGACTTTTAATGTAAGGAGTCAGGTCTAAGGAAGAGGGATTAAAAAAGGTGTATGGAAAGCAGAGTGAACCATGGCTTTTATAGGTTGGTCAAAAAACTCAATTAGAGAAAGTGCTTGACGGCGACAAGTTTGTATAACGGTCAATAAATTGGCAGGATGTTGGAAGAGCTCCAGAGAAAGAGAACCACCACAGACTTTTCCTTGTGTCAGTGCTAAACCTAACCTTGGTTCAGCTAAATTATGATCAAGGTCTATTGCCTAAGGAAGGTAAAAGTTTACCAGGTTCCCCTGGGGCTTGATCAATGAATGAATGGAAGATTCAACTTTTGGTTGAAACTAGGATGGCCAAGTCAAGAATTCATGAAGGTTTTGGGTTTGTTGGAATAAAGGGTAGTTTTTAAAACCTTCATCTTAAAACCTTCATCTATGAGGTCGATGAATTTTGTGCCAATTTCTTGGTGATTGAAGCCAGGAATCTTGATTAGTGTCTTGAAGTGACGGGGTAGGGTAGATGTGCCTGACATTTCTGTTGAGCTGTGACCGCATAACCGTTATAGGCAGTAAAGTCATCAGAACTGAGTACACCAGAGTAACTTGAACCCACAATGGATTCTAACTCACGAGGACAAGGAGTATCAGACCCATGAAATCAAGGGAAGTCACTATTGGCAAAAATCCATAACCATTGTTTCACCCCTTTGACTACCCAGGGTGTTTGATCCCCAAGGATATGAGGCTGGGTTTGTTTTATCCACTGTTTGAGGCTATGAATACTTTGAGCCACTGGACCATCTATTCCTTCATTGGTACCTACTAATGTTCCCAGTCCAATTTCTATTTGACCCAGTGCCCCACAACAAGAAGTATTCTTTTTCATAGGGTCAATGACCCTAGTTATTGATCCATCCCAAAAAAGCTTGTCCTGTGATTCCTATATTTTGTCCCAGTACTATCTCTGGCGACCAGTGTGCCCTTTGTGTTTCCCCACACACACTGCAAATCTACGTATATCTTTCATATTCTACTATTTGGATTGGCCTGTGCACCAACTCCCCGACTTGTTGTGTTTCCACTTTTATTGGTTCGCCAAATAATTCCCCCTAACCTCACCATCCACAGACTTGCCGTCCCACTATCTCAAATCTATTCTATCTACTCCACCAAACACCTTTCTCCTTTTTCCCCTATGCCCTGGTTGTCCTCCTGGTTTCCGTTTTCGTGTCTGGTTTTCTTCTGGTTTCTCTTCTTATTTGTTCTCGGTTTCCTTGAGGATGTCTCCCGATGGTGGTTTGGATAATGTTATGGTCTCTAAATCCCTACTGACTTTGAGTTTCTCTATTTCTTTTTCCAGTTCTACTACTCTATTTGTTAGCTTCTCTATACTTTTCCCCTGGTCAATAATGATTTCTACCAGTTGCTGTGTTCCCAACTGCTTCAATATCTCTCTGTCTAGTTTTGGTGGCAGCTTCTTTTCCATAACTTCTATATTCTGCCTCACCTATCACACTTGTCAATACCCCACCACCTGAATTCCCCAGTTTACTCACAAGTAATTCTTACTATTTGTGGTTTAGTCACATTAGGAATTGGTTCATTAGTTTTTCCCATTTCATAAATCTTATGGATATGAGGTCAGTTATGAATTATTCATCAACATCTTCATGGATAGTTCCTATCAGTTACTATTCCCAACCCTGATTCTTTCCTTGGCTCTTTCCTAATCTTAACACTATGGAAAGCCAGACACAGACTCCTTTCTAAATTTTCCGACCCCTCTATTACCATTACGGCGTAAAATTTCTCGTAAGCCGTAGCTCGTTGATAATCCTCAGTGCATTTCTTATCTACAAACACAACATTCTAGAAATTTAAATTTGCAGTATGAGAAGTATGCTCATTAGTTTTCTCATAGGGAAATATTAATAGATAATAAGCTAAACCATAAACTTCCATAAACTTTTTTATTAGCATTTATAAACTGAGATTAAGACTGTGGTTATCGGATCAATGTTACTTTTAAATCAACTTCTAAATCAGGAAAATCTATTCTTAATGCTGCACTACCAAGGCTGTAATCATATGTTGTAGATAAATATTAATTAAAAGTAGATTCAACGTAAGTTCCTACAGCTTTACCATCTGTAAGCCCATACAGATTATGAATTGGTGTTGCACTCAGTTTTACACAAAAACTAAGTGCGGTGGTTTTTAGGGATTTGAGCGTTAGTAATTCCATGTTTTTAAATAGCTAGACTTAATTGCTACCAATTAGTTTTAGTAAACTCAATATTTTTTCTACCAATCCTTAGACAGACCCATTCTACACAAGCAGGAACTATAGCATTGCCAAGCAAAGCATATTGATCATAAATTTTTGCTTCTCTACACCAATCATCAGGAAAACCCATTAAGCCAGGATATTCAACATTAGTTAAACGTCGAAATTTATCACCTACTTTATAGCATTCATAGTGTCTTGAGCTGGAAGCAGTTAATTTTGATGCAATGCCGTTAATTCCAAATATTGTATAACCTAGTCTTGAACCTCCATCCTGATTATATAATAATTCCACACCCTGACAACAACGATTGACGGGTTTACTTTGTTTGATCCGTTATAAGCTATCTTTTGTAAATTCAAACTGAGTATCTACTATTTGTTAATCTTCCAAAATATCTTTTAGTAGCTTTCTAGGTTTAATCTAAGGTAAGAAAGACAGATTTCGATTTAACATCTTATTTTTATAGGTAATTCCCCAATTACAGTTATTCCCTTTACTCGCAGATATTGGCAACATATATTTTATGAATGTTTCTATATCATATAAGTCAGTTCAGTCCTCTTTTCCTAAGGAAACAGATGTATTTTCTAAGAGGTGATAATTTATATTCGTATAATTTAATTTAGTACCACAAATAAAAATTCTATGTCTATATTGAGGAATACCAAAACTAATAGGATTAATAATTCTTCATTCAATCCAATAATCTAATTCAGATAGATAATTTAAAATAACTCGGAAATGATAGCCATTTTCCATGGTCACAAGTCTTTTGACATTTTCTAAAAAGAAATCCTGTGGTTGTTTCCCATCTATACTTTCTAGAATACGTTCAAATAATGTACCCGTCACACTATCTCTAATTACGAGTTTTTGCCTGCAGGAATAAATGGTTTGCAAGGGAAACCACCAGTTAGAACATGATAATTAGGTCTATCTAATAGAGAGGTCGGAAAATTTAGAAAGGAGTCTGTGTCTGGCTTTCCATAGTGTTAAGATTAGGAAAGAGCCAAGGAAAGAATCAGGGTTGGGAATAGTAACTGATAGGAACTATCCATGAAGATGTTGATGAATAATTCATAACTGACCTCATATCCATAAGATTTATGAAATGGGAAAAACTAATGAACCAATTCCTAATGTGACTAAACCACAAATAGTAAGAATTACTTGTGAGTAAACTGGGGAATTCAGGTGGTGGGGTATTGACAAGTGTGATAGGTGAGGCAGAATATAGAAGTTATGGAAAAGAAGCTGCCACCAAAACTAGACAGAGAGATATTGAAGCAGTTGGGAACACAGCAACTGGTAGAAATCATTATTGACCAGGGGAAAAGTATAGAGAAGCTAACAAATAGAGTAGTAGAACTGGAAAAAGAAATAGAGAAACTCAAAGTCAGTAGGGATTTAGAGACCATAACATTATCCAAACCACCATCGGGAGACATCCTCAAGGAAACCGAGAACAAATAAGAAGAGAAACCAGAAGAAAACCAGACACGAAAACGGAAACCAGGAGGACAACCAGGGCATAGGGGAAAAAGGAGAAAGGTGTTTGGTGGAGTAGATAGAATAGATTTGAGATAGTGGGACGGCAAGTCTGTGGATGGTGAGGTTAGGGGGAATTATTTGGCGAACCAATAAAAGTGGAAACACAACAAGTCGGGGAGTTGGTGCACAGGCCAATCCAAATAGTAGAATATGAAAGATATACGTAGATTTGCA
It encodes the following:
- the rppA gene encoding two-component system response regulator RppA, with the protein product MLSTSSMRILLVDDEAELTDPLSRVLIREGYIVDAAYHGINGSQLAQIGTYDLLILDWMLPGKTGLEICQELRRQAKTTPVLFLTAKDTLDDRVQGLDAGADDYLIKPFELRELLARVRALLRRCSIEFYNTTTAHLVVADLELDVENQIAYRQGRIIELSQKESQLLQYFMEYTGQLLSHSQIMQHLWPNGQQPGSNVIAALIRLLRRKIEAGNESALIRTVYGKGYRFGSTVIE
- a CDS encoding cation:proton antiporter, with translation MATALGGFLANRLRQPIILGYLVNGFVVSPFGFKLLSNAAVIQSLAGTSVAFLLFILGVELYLAELKRVKKLIALQGSFSQVGLTILLVALVTLSTGWTTSITQGIFLGAVLSLSSTAVVLKNLTQRCETNTMHSQIMLAILIAQDLALGVMLAILSALNQSENIFVALSLAVLKIVLFTGVAII
- a CDS encoding DNA cytosine methyltransferase, coding for MTGTLFERILESIDGKQPQDFFLENVKRLVTMENGYHFRVILNYLSELDYWIE
- a CDS encoding cation:proton antiporter; its protein translation is MGAFVSGLIISEVNYTDQTVAKVLPLRDSFASLLFASVGMLIDPAILINDLGIILGSVTLVMLGKAVIVFLIIIRFGYSLKTAVLVSFSQFWY
- a CDS encoding histidine kinase dimerization/phospho-acceptor domain-containing protein, producing MNAVICMIGLLLYTDMTPQQQDFAEISHNGGDSMLTLINDILDFSKIESGRLDIEKRIFNLRSCIEKE
- a CDS encoding DNA cytosine methyltransferase, with amino-acid sequence MELLYNQDGGSRLGYTIFGINGIASKLTASSSRHYECYKVGDKFRRLTNVEYPGLMGFPDDWCREAKIYDQYALLGNAIVPACVEWVCLRIGRKNIEFTKTNW
- a CDS encoding NAD-binding protein encodes the protein MTSLTQIPWLVKLVQGFSRSQTICLPEEMSGHVVVAGYGRVGQVVVKILQSQRYAVLVIENSEASVQRLRIHKIAYIFGDADSQLVLQTPHIETARALAIALPDPASTRLLLKYALALAHL
- the hisG gene encoding ATP phosphoribosyltransferase — its product is MLTVALPKGELLKNSIRLLQSVGLDFSGFLDSGNRQLQIPDASGQAKAILVRAQDVPVYVEYGQAQLGIVGYDVLQEKKPQVAQLVDLQFGYCRMSLAVKASSSYKTPLDLPAHGRVASKYVNCARDYFQGLDLPVEIVPLYGSVELGPITGMSEAIVDIVSTGKTLRENGLVEIATLYQSTARLIVHPLSYRLNMGNINQLVEQLRVEQLTVM